One Micromonospora sp. WMMD1120 genomic region harbors:
- a CDS encoding prenyltransferase/squalene oxidase repeat-containing protein, translating into MTTSPTVTGSGGESEVAASARELLAAMVLEPAGRVSPSVYETARLVADAPWLTGHDRRLRYLLDEQRDDGGWGGVGGYAVVPTVSAVEALLTALRAAPEAAAPELAAAASRGLRLLADRLGRGTPLPDTPAADLIVAALAQRVDDHLAALAATAGRGFVDGLRGLPTVDRRRLDAVQALARTGRPVPQKLLHAFEVLGPVARRHAGVSLVAGAVGASPAATAAWIGDPGLPGADPSALAYLEAAVGLLDGPVPCCTPITVFERAWALSSLARVGVPVRPAPKLVAELAAALGPEGASTGPGLPADADTSSAALYALARLGHPVDPVSLLGFDLGSHFCTWQGEDGRSVTTNAHVLEALGWHARATSAGAGRYGGRVAALARWLGDEQQPDGSWVDRWHASPYYATSCVVAALDRYAPAGAGAAAVDRAVDWVVATQRTDGTWGRWSGTTEETAYALHVLLGVDRPSRPSVRAAISRGYRHLNTVDSRDDHIPLWHDKDLYMPTLIVRAAILAVRQLAQLKPDLVNDMAGAAPRPRTAVS; encoded by the coding sequence GTGACCACGTCGCCGACCGTTACCGGGTCCGGTGGTGAGTCGGAGGTGGCCGCCTCGGCCCGCGAACTGCTCGCCGCGATGGTGCTGGAACCGGCGGGACGGGTCAGCCCGTCGGTGTACGAGACCGCCCGGCTCGTCGCCGACGCGCCGTGGCTCACCGGGCACGACCGGCGGCTGCGGTACCTGCTCGACGAGCAGCGCGACGATGGTGGGTGGGGTGGCGTCGGCGGTTACGCAGTGGTGCCGACGGTGAGCGCGGTGGAGGCGTTGCTCACCGCCCTGCGGGCCGCGCCGGAGGCGGCCGCGCCCGAGCTTGCCGCCGCGGCGAGCCGAGGGCTCCGCCTGCTCGCCGACCGGCTCGGACGGGGTACGCCGTTGCCCGACACACCGGCGGCCGACCTCATCGTGGCGGCGCTGGCGCAGCGGGTCGACGACCACCTCGCCGCCCTCGCGGCGACCGCCGGTCGGGGGTTCGTCGACGGGCTCCGCGGCCTGCCCACTGTGGACCGGCGGCGGCTCGACGCCGTGCAGGCGTTGGCGCGTACCGGCCGCCCGGTGCCGCAGAAGCTGCTGCACGCCTTCGAGGTGCTCGGGCCGGTCGCACGCCGCCACGCTGGTGTCTCCCTGGTCGCCGGGGCCGTGGGCGCCTCTCCGGCGGCCACCGCCGCGTGGATCGGCGACCCGGGGCTGCCCGGCGCCGATCCGTCCGCGCTGGCCTACCTGGAGGCGGCCGTCGGGCTCCTCGACGGGCCGGTGCCCTGCTGTACGCCGATCACCGTCTTCGAGCGGGCCTGGGCGCTGAGCTCCCTGGCCCGGGTCGGCGTGCCGGTGCGGCCCGCGCCGAAGCTCGTCGCCGAGCTGGCCGCCGCGCTCGGGCCGGAGGGCGCGTCGACGGGTCCGGGCCTCCCGGCCGACGCGGACACCAGCTCTGCCGCTCTCTACGCGCTCGCCCGCCTCGGTCACCCGGTGGACCCGGTGAGTCTGCTCGGCTTCGACCTCGGCAGTCACTTCTGCACCTGGCAGGGGGAGGACGGGCGCTCGGTCACCACGAACGCGCACGTGCTGGAGGCGCTCGGCTGGCACGCCCGCGCCACGTCGGCGGGCGCCGGCCGCTACGGCGGCCGGGTGGCGGCGCTGGCCAGGTGGCTCGGCGACGAACAGCAACCGGACGGCTCCTGGGTGGACCGTTGGCACGCGTCGCCGTACTACGCCACCTCCTGCGTCGTCGCGGCGCTCGACCGGTACGCCCCGGCGGGCGCGGGCGCGGCGGCGGTGGACCGGGCCGTCGACTGGGTGGTCGCCACCCAGCGTACGGACGGAACGTGGGGGCGCTGGTCGGGCACCACGGAGGAGACCGCCTACGCCCTGCACGTGCTGCTGGGTGTCGATCGACCATCCCGACCCAGCGTGCGTGCGGCGATCAGTCGCGGATACCGCCACCTGAACACAGTGGACAGTCGCGACGATCACATTCCGCTGTGGCATGACAAAGATCTTTATATGCCCACGCTGATCGTCCGCGCCGCCATTCTCGCCGTACGACAGTTGGCGCAGCTCAAGCCGGATCTGGTCAATGACATGGCCGGGGCCGCCCCGCGGCCGCGTACGGCGGTCTCCTGA
- a CDS encoding terpene synthase family protein, with the protein MTAGHASPPITGGDQMALAAEQGRICALAAKGQRDLAKRAAAYPDLFPASPFDPALFGNVAMAIAFGAPWCDVDQLRVTNRAVLWGFAVDWLVDHEARTRAEIDRLTARCLAVADGGEPAEDDSLGRFLAELRDELATVPAYASHGQVWRDELRAVLDAMAREWDWKQATGALPTLDEYLDNAANLACTVVNVVHWVYSDDPATLAHLDALVAASDQVQRILRLVNDLATYERDKRWGDLNALMLVPQRADVERRVAHLVAHTRELLEPLRATCPVQADYLARQIGFSSGFYRSTDFWGVL; encoded by the coding sequence ATGACCGCTGGGCACGCGTCGCCGCCGATCACCGGCGGCGACCAGATGGCGCTGGCCGCCGAACAGGGCCGGATCTGCGCCCTCGCCGCGAAGGGCCAACGTGACCTCGCCAAACGCGCCGCGGCGTACCCCGATCTCTTTCCGGCGTCCCCCTTCGACCCGGCGCTGTTCGGCAACGTCGCGATGGCCATCGCGTTCGGCGCACCCTGGTGCGACGTCGACCAGCTACGGGTGACGAACCGAGCCGTGCTGTGGGGCTTCGCCGTCGACTGGCTCGTCGACCACGAGGCGCGTACCCGTGCCGAGATCGACCGGCTGACCGCACGGTGTCTCGCCGTCGCGGACGGCGGGGAGCCGGCGGAGGACGACTCGCTCGGCCGATTCCTCGCCGAACTGCGCGACGAGCTGGCGACAGTGCCGGCGTACGCGTCCCACGGGCAGGTGTGGCGCGACGAGTTGCGGGCGGTGCTCGACGCCATGGCGCGGGAGTGGGACTGGAAGCAGGCCACCGGCGCGCTGCCCACCCTCGACGAATACCTGGACAACGCGGCCAACCTGGCCTGCACGGTGGTCAACGTCGTGCACTGGGTCTACTCGGACGACCCGGCGACACTGGCCCACCTGGACGCGCTCGTGGCGGCCAGCGACCAGGTGCAGCGGATTCTCCGCCTGGTCAACGACCTCGCGACATACGAACGCGACAAGCGCTGGGGCGACCTGAACGCGCTGATGCTGGTGCCCCAGCGGGCCGACGTCGAGCGCCGCGTCGCGCACCTGGTGGCGCACACCCGTGAGCTGCTGGAGCCGCTGCGGGCGACCTGTCCGGTGCAGGCCGACTACCTGGCCCGGCAGATCGGGTTCAGCAGCGGGTTCTACCGGTCGACCGACTTCTGGGGGGTGCTGTGA
- a CDS encoding cytochrome P450, with protein sequence MPLRHVVPHLFRDPARTLVDLGERSRGEVVKLSLGAFRPYLVTRPEHLQQVLREKSDNYVRAGDGLQWRPLKRLFGDGILSDGDYWKNSRYVLQPLFTARRVDSLVDRLAEAIEEAVDELDEPARTGQPVDMGTVQARVVCSAIMRVFFADRISVPQAMRIMEAQDAIAWSVMPRLMVPWAPLSMPMPGDRAFRDAVKLIDDTVLPIVRAARTTAETDGDDIIATLWRGRTEAGGRLDERQVRDDTVSMVATTTETTISVLTWLWPHIAQDEHIAERLYEEIDRVVGDAPVRREHLRELRYTRQVLDELLRLYPIGWLFPRRAVAADVIGGVRIEAGATLVVSPLITHRMSAFWDRPEVFDPDRFAPEQVRNRHRYAHFPFGGGPHQCIGMHLFYLEAMLIVATVLSRFRFRLRRQAVPGIKVAAALRPLERVEVTLRPTRSVSA encoded by the coding sequence ATCCCGCTTCGCCACGTGGTGCCCCACCTGTTCCGCGATCCCGCCCGCACCCTCGTCGATCTGGGCGAGCGGTCCCGGGGCGAGGTGGTGAAGCTCAGCCTCGGGGCGTTCCGGCCCTACCTGGTCACCCGACCCGAGCACCTGCAACAGGTGCTGCGCGAGAAGTCCGACAACTACGTCCGGGCCGGCGACGGTCTCCAGTGGCGTCCGCTGAAGCGGCTGTTCGGTGACGGCATCCTCAGTGACGGCGACTACTGGAAGAACAGCCGGTACGTGCTCCAGCCGCTGTTCACCGCCCGGCGCGTGGACTCGCTCGTCGACCGGCTGGCCGAGGCGATCGAGGAGGCCGTCGACGAGCTGGACGAGCCGGCCCGCACCGGTCAGCCGGTGGACATGGGCACCGTGCAGGCCAGGGTCGTCTGCTCGGCGATCATGCGGGTCTTCTTCGCCGACCGGATCTCGGTGCCGCAGGCCATGCGCATCATGGAGGCCCAGGACGCGATCGCCTGGTCGGTGATGCCGCGGCTGATGGTGCCGTGGGCGCCGCTGTCCATGCCGATGCCCGGCGACCGCGCGTTCCGCGACGCCGTCAAGCTCATCGACGACACGGTCCTCCCGATCGTCCGGGCCGCCAGGACGACGGCCGAGACCGACGGTGACGACATCATCGCCACCCTCTGGCGGGGCCGCACCGAGGCCGGCGGCCGGCTCGACGAGCGGCAGGTCCGCGACGACACCGTCTCCATGGTCGCCACCACCACCGAGACCACGATCAGCGTGCTCACCTGGCTCTGGCCGCACATCGCCCAGGACGAGCACATCGCCGAGCGGCTGTACGAGGAGATCGACAGGGTGGTCGGCGACGCGCCGGTGCGACGCGAGCACCTGCGCGAGCTGAGGTACACCCGACAGGTGCTCGACGAGCTGCTGCGGCTCTACCCGATCGGCTGGCTGTTCCCGCGCCGGGCGGTGGCGGCCGACGTGATCGGCGGTGTCCGTATCGAGGCGGGCGCGACTCTCGTGGTCAGCCCGCTGATCACCCACCGGATGTCGGCGTTCTGGGACCGACCCGAGGTCTTCGACCCGGACCGCTTCGCACCCGAGCAGGTCCGCAACCGGCACCGGTACGCGCACTTCCCCTTCGGTGGCGGTCCGCACCAGTGCATCGGGATGCACCTCTTCTACCTGGAAGCGATGCTGATCGTGGCCACCGTCCTGAGCCGGTTCCGGTTCCGGCTGCGACGGCAGGCGGTGCCCGGTATCAAGGTGGCCGCCGCGCTCCGTCCGCTGGAGCGTGTCGAGGTGACGCTGCGACCGACGCGGAGCGTCTCCGCATGA
- a CDS encoding DUF2630 family protein, producing the protein MDDKTILNRISELVDEEHKLRAEAQAHESGTAGEASERLRALEESLDQCWDLLRRRRAARDTHGDPDAQGERPKPEVERYLQ; encoded by the coding sequence ATGGACGACAAGACCATCCTGAACCGGATCTCCGAGTTGGTCGACGAGGAGCACAAGCTGCGCGCCGAGGCCCAGGCGCACGAGTCGGGCACCGCTGGCGAGGCCAGCGAGCGACTGCGGGCCCTGGAGGAGTCCCTCGACCAGTGCTGGGACCTGCTGCGCCGCCGACGGGCCGCCCGGGACACCCACGGCGACCCGGACGCCCAGGGCGAACGCCCCAAGCCAGAGGTCGAGCGCTACCTGCAATGA
- a CDS encoding RIO1 family regulatory kinase/ATPase translates to MRDHDLPALERRSRGKRRFDDDEPQFLKRGRPGEPPTDPDSEPDPDTGERWSSWDDAVHGPEPHPAWLVTELAAKDTELGVLKTGKEADVHLVRRAVPDSDRSCLLAVKRYRDSEHRLFHRDAGYLEGRRVRRSRENRAMAGRTAFGRQMIAGQWAAAEFAALARLWEIGAGQDRIAVPYPVQLRGTELMLEFVGDAESGQAAPRLAQLRPGRRELRDLWGQLVEALRVLARAGYAHGDLSPYNLLVHRGRLVVIDLPQVVDVVANPQGPEFLARDVRVVGTWFAARGLPAEQVDPAALTGELLREAGFR, encoded by the coding sequence GTGCGCGATCATGACCTCCCGGCGCTGGAGCGCCGGAGCCGCGGCAAGCGCCGCTTCGACGACGACGAACCACAGTTTCTGAAGCGTGGGCGGCCCGGCGAGCCGCCCACGGACCCGGACAGCGAGCCCGACCCGGACACCGGCGAGCGCTGGTCGTCCTGGGACGACGCCGTGCACGGGCCCGAACCACATCCGGCCTGGCTGGTCACCGAGTTGGCCGCCAAGGACACCGAACTGGGTGTGCTGAAGACCGGCAAGGAGGCGGACGTCCACCTGGTCCGTCGGGCGGTGCCTGACAGCGACCGGTCCTGTCTGCTGGCGGTCAAGCGGTACCGCGACTCCGAGCACCGGCTGTTCCACAGGGACGCCGGCTACCTTGAGGGCCGTCGCGTACGCCGGTCCCGGGAGAACCGGGCGATGGCGGGTCGGACGGCGTTCGGCCGGCAGATGATCGCGGGGCAGTGGGCGGCCGCCGAGTTCGCGGCCCTGGCCCGACTCTGGGAGATCGGCGCCGGGCAGGACCGGATCGCCGTGCCGTACCCGGTGCAGTTGCGCGGCACCGAGTTGATGCTGGAGTTCGTCGGTGACGCCGAGTCCGGGCAGGCGGCGCCCCGGCTGGCCCAGCTACGACCCGGCCGGCGCGAGTTGCGCGACCTGTGGGGCCAGTTGGTGGAGGCGCTGCGGGTGCTGGCGCGGGCCGGGTACGCCCACGGTGACCTGTCGCCGTACAACCTCCTCGTGCACCGGGGGCGGCTGGTCGTGATCGACCTGCCGCAGGTGGTCGACGTGGTGGCCAACCCGCAGGGGCCGGAGTTCCTGGCTCGCGACGTGCGGGTGGTGGGCACCTGGTTCGCGGCCCGCGGTCTGCCGGCCGAGCAGGTCGACCCCGCCGCGTTGACGGGGGAGTTGCTGCGCGAGGCGGGCTTTCGCTGA
- a CDS encoding HAD family hydrolase, with the protein MPLLLLDLDNTLLDRAGAFRRWGERFLDSIGAPFTDIDWLVSIDADGLTDRWDLADAIRDRYELRVPSIDLVEELHDGVVAQTRLDSLTACALRIADDAGWVPVVVCNGTVRVEDAKIRRTGLDQYVADWVISEEAGVSKPNPRIFALAAQRVRMPLRGAWVVGDSPEADIGGAAAVGLPSVWLHRGRTWSDVRFAPSRTADGLIAAVATVLAR; encoded by the coding sequence GTGCCACTGCTCCTCCTGGACCTGGACAACACCCTGCTGGATCGGGCCGGGGCGTTCCGCCGCTGGGGTGAGCGCTTCCTGGACAGCATCGGCGCGCCGTTCACCGACATCGACTGGTTGGTCTCGATCGACGCCGACGGACTGACCGACCGTTGGGATCTCGCGGACGCCATCCGGGACCGCTACGAGCTGCGCGTCCCCTCGATCGACCTGGTGGAGGAGCTGCACGACGGGGTGGTGGCGCAGACCCGGCTCGACTCGCTGACCGCCTGCGCGCTGCGGATCGCCGACGACGCCGGCTGGGTGCCGGTGGTGGTCTGCAACGGCACGGTACGCGTCGAGGACGCCAAGATCCGTCGCACCGGGCTGGACCAGTACGTCGCGGACTGGGTGATCTCCGAGGAGGCCGGCGTCAGCAAACCCAACCCACGGATCTTCGCGCTCGCCGCCCAACGGGTCCGGATGCCGCTGCGCGGCGCATGGGTGGTCGGTGACAGCCCGGAGGCGGACATCGGTGGCGCCGCGGCGGTCGGGTTGCCCAGCGTGTGGCTGCACCGTGGGCGGACCTGGTCCGACGTCCGGTTCGCGCCGAGCCGTACCGCGGACGGGTTGATCGCCGCTGTCGCCACCGTGCTCGCCCGCTGA
- a CDS encoding carbon-nitrogen hydrolase family protein — protein MTPPRTVPAAPLTVAAIQATPVPGDVAGNAVLAADLVRQAGARGARVAVLPELFLCAYHPPTLAADPVGTHVAADPAGVVADTRLDPLRAAAREAGVTVVVGAAVRHPDGRPTIAALLVDRVGAVRVGYDKQQLWGDEAELFSAGDRGATLLVDDWRLGLGICYDGCFPEHGRAAALDGAHGYLCPSGYLAGSAHRRDLYYAARALDNTMFVVFANAVGGDDPWRFNGGAAVYDPEGRPLARGADDGTEVVVATLEPAVLAATRAAHSMLADRLPDQGGPRVSMSG, from the coding sequence GTGACCCCGCCCCGCACCGTGCCCGCCGCCCCGCTGACAGTGGCCGCCATCCAGGCCACACCCGTGCCGGGGGACGTCGCCGGCAACGCGGTCCTCGCCGCCGACCTCGTCCGCCAGGCCGGTGCGCGCGGTGCCCGGGTGGCCGTACTGCCGGAGTTGTTCCTCTGCGCGTACCATCCGCCGACCCTCGCCGCCGACCCGGTCGGCACCCACGTCGCGGCCGACCCGGCCGGCGTGGTCGCGGACACCCGGTTGGACCCGCTGCGCGCCGCCGCCCGCGAGGCCGGCGTCACCGTCGTGGTCGGCGCCGCGGTCCGGCACCCGGACGGTCGGCCGACCATCGCCGCGCTGCTGGTCGACCGCGTCGGCGCGGTCCGGGTGGGGTACGACAAGCAGCAGCTCTGGGGTGACGAGGCCGAGCTGTTCAGCGCCGGCGACCGGGGCGCGACGCTGCTCGTCGACGACTGGCGGCTCGGGCTCGGCATCTGCTACGACGGGTGCTTCCCGGAGCACGGGCGGGCCGCCGCCCTCGACGGCGCGCACGGCTATCTCTGTCCCAGCGGTTACCTGGCCGGCTCGGCGCACCGCCGGGACCTCTACTACGCCGCGCGGGCCCTGGACAACACGATGTTCGTGGTCTTCGCCAACGCGGTCGGTGGCGACGACCCGTGGCGTTTCAACGGCGGCGCGGCGGTCTACGACCCGGAGGGCCGGCCGCTCGCCCGCGGGGCGGACGACGGCACGGAGGTGGTCGTGGCGACGCTGGAACCGGCCGTGCTCGCGGCCACCCGGGCGGCCCATTCGATGCTCGCCGATCGACTTCCCGACCAGGGCGGCCCCCGGGTGTCGATGTCCGGGTGA
- a CDS encoding TetR/AcrR family transcriptional regulator, which yields MPRVSQDQLDARRQEILAAARACFARLGYEGATVRRLEEATGLSRGAIFHHFRDKDSLFLAVAEDDAAAMVETVARNGLVQVMRDLLARAVSPDTTGWLGSQLEVSRRLRTDPAFAQRWAERSAAIAEATRDRLARQRDAGVLREDVPIDVLAQFLELAYDGLVLHLAMGRPAGDLGPVLDLVEEAVRRH from the coding sequence GTGCCCAGAGTAAGCCAGGACCAGCTCGACGCGCGTCGGCAGGAGATCCTCGCCGCCGCCCGGGCGTGTTTCGCCCGGCTCGGCTACGAGGGTGCGACGGTGCGCCGCCTGGAGGAGGCCACCGGCCTGTCCCGTGGCGCGATCTTCCACCACTTCCGCGACAAGGACTCGCTCTTCCTGGCCGTCGCCGAGGACGACGCCGCGGCCATGGTCGAGACGGTGGCCCGCAACGGCCTGGTGCAGGTGATGCGCGACCTGCTCGCCCGCGCCGTCTCCCCGGACACCACCGGCTGGCTCGGCAGCCAACTGGAGGTGTCCCGCCGCCTGCGCACCGACCCGGCGTTCGCCCAGCGCTGGGCGGAGCGGTCCGCCGCGATCGCCGAGGCGACCCGGGACCGACTGGCCCGGCAACGCGACGCCGGGGTGCTGCGCGAGGACGTACCCATCGACGTGCTGGCCCAGTTCCTGGAGCTGGCCTACGACGGCCTGGTGCTGCACCTGGCCATGGGTCGACCGGCCGGTGACCTGGGCCCGGTCCTCGACCTGGTCGAGGAGGCGGTCCGCCGGCACTGA
- a CDS encoding TIGR04222 domain-containing membrane protein has product MIVHAASGDTWGISGPTFIRYYLVAVAVVVAIAVYHRVRPASGQSNARTTEPLGPQQVAYLNGGPRLAVHAALGGLRGSGAIGVRPDRRLATVGAAPTGLTPLDEAIHWAAHQHARVGDLPDDGRVRTALEQIRDGLERRGLLTDEATRARARLWSTLLIALWGLGAVRLVAGLFNGRPVGHLLLTLVPLMIVVLVLRRAPVLTRAGRAALRDVRRTHTHLAPASAPSYATYGAAGAAMGVALYGTASLWALDPGFAEQAEIQRQAASGSGWTGGSDASYGGGGSDGGSSCGGGGGCGGGGGGCGG; this is encoded by the coding sequence ATGATCGTCCACGCCGCGTCCGGTGACACCTGGGGCATCTCCGGCCCGACCTTCATCCGGTACTACCTCGTGGCGGTCGCCGTGGTGGTGGCGATCGCCGTGTACCACCGGGTCCGTCCCGCCTCCGGCCAGAGTAACGCCCGCACCACCGAGCCACTCGGCCCCCAGCAGGTCGCCTACCTCAACGGTGGTCCCCGACTCGCCGTACACGCCGCGCTCGGCGGGCTGCGCGGCAGCGGCGCGATCGGCGTACGACCGGACCGGCGGCTCGCCACCGTCGGCGCCGCGCCCACCGGGCTCACCCCGCTGGACGAGGCCATCCACTGGGCCGCCCACCAGCACGCCCGGGTCGGGGACCTGCCGGACGACGGGCGCGTACGCACCGCGTTGGAGCAGATCCGCGACGGTCTGGAGCGGCGCGGGCTGCTGACCGACGAGGCGACGCGCGCGCGGGCCCGCCTCTGGTCCACCCTCCTGATCGCCCTGTGGGGCCTCGGTGCGGTGCGGCTGGTGGCCGGCCTGTTCAACGGCCGCCCGGTCGGCCACCTGCTGCTGACCCTGGTGCCACTGATGATCGTCGTCCTGGTGCTGCGCAGGGCGCCGGTGCTCACCCGCGCGGGTCGGGCCGCGCTGCGCGACGTGCGGCGCACGCACACCCATCTCGCGCCGGCCTCCGCGCCGTCCTACGCCACCTACGGGGCGGCCGGCGCCGCGATGGGCGTGGCCCTCTACGGCACCGCCTCGCTCTGGGCGCTCGACCCGGGCTTCGCCGAGCAGGCCGAGATCCAGCGCCAGGCGGCCTCGGGCAGCGGTTGGACCGGAGGGTCCGACGCGTCGTACGGCGGAGGCGGCTCGGACGGCGGTAGTTCCTGCGGCGGTGGCGGCGGATGCGGTGGTGGTGGCGGGGGGTGCGGCGGATGA
- a CDS encoding DUF692 domain-containing protein yields the protein MTGLHGVGIGWRPEIAGFVAELPGLRFVEVVAESVPATGPLPAGLARLRQRGVTVVPHGVRLSLGGAEPVDRARVAHLATVARRLDAPLVSEHIAFVRAGGLEAGHLLPLPRSREAVDAVCANVARAQAELPVPIALEPIAALVDWPDDELDEADFLTEILDRTGALLLLDIANVHANARNRGTDPLALLDRLPLDRVAYVHVAGGAEHGGIYHDTHTDPVPPAVLDLVAALCDRRRPPALLLERDGHYPPAAELRAELDALAAAAGLAAVT from the coding sequence ATGACCGGCCTGCACGGGGTCGGCATCGGCTGGCGTCCGGAGATCGCCGGGTTCGTGGCCGAGCTGCCCGGCCTGCGGTTCGTCGAGGTGGTGGCCGAGTCGGTGCCCGCCACCGGGCCGCTTCCGGCGGGTCTGGCACGGCTGCGCCAGCGCGGCGTGACAGTCGTACCGCACGGGGTGCGGCTCTCCCTCGGCGGCGCCGAGCCGGTCGACAGGGCCCGGGTCGCGCACCTGGCCACCGTCGCGCGACGCCTCGACGCCCCGCTGGTCAGCGAGCACATCGCCTTCGTCCGCGCGGGCGGCCTGGAGGCCGGGCACCTGCTGCCGCTGCCGCGCAGCCGGGAGGCGGTCGACGCGGTCTGCGCGAATGTGGCCCGGGCGCAGGCCGAGCTGCCGGTGCCGATCGCGCTGGAGCCGATCGCCGCGCTCGTCGACTGGCCCGACGACGAGCTGGACGAGGCGGACTTCCTCACCGAGATCCTCGACCGGACCGGGGCGCTGCTCCTGCTGGACATCGCCAACGTGCACGCCAACGCCCGCAACCGGGGCACCGATCCGCTCGCGCTGCTGGACCGCCTGCCGCTGGACCGGGTCGCGTACGTCCACGTGGCCGGTGGGGCGGAGCACGGCGGTATCTACCACGACACCCACACCGATCCGGTACCCCCGGCGGTGCTGGACCTGGTCGCCGCGCTCTGTGACCGGCGACGTCCACCGGCGCTGTTGCTGGAACGCGACGGCCACTACCCGCCGGCAGCCGAACTCCGCGCCGAGCTGGACGCGCTGGCCGCCGCCGCGGGTCTGGCGGCCGTCACGTGA